A region from the Nostoc sp. HK-01 genome encodes:
- a CDS encoding ATP-binding region ATPase domain protein, with the protein MSIILAEYNLIKVLYDDINTCIYRAFKESAQISVIIKTFKTAYPTIEQITRIRYEYQILQSLAIAGVIQPLALESTQNGLALILEDFSGEILQDFINTNTLELHSFLQIAIQLALTLSQLHQNQIIHQDIQPRNLLINPNTNQIKIIDFSSASRLYQETQTVNHLNLLEGSLAYMSPEQTGRMNRSIDYRTDLYSLGVTLYQILLGKLPFEVNDPLEIIHSHIAKIPIPPQALNAQIPPAVSHIIMKLLAKTAEERYQSSLGLKADLELCLNQLQATGKIENFVVGQLDLSSQLLIPQKLYGREQEVAQLINIFERVSSGTTELMLVSGYSGIGKSSLVNEVYKPIIRQNGYFISGKFDQYKRHIPYAALIQAIQELIRQILTESTEKITNWKIKILSAVGVHGQVIIDVIPDIEKIIGTQPEIPALGINESQNRFNRLFQQLIYVFSQAEHPLVIFLDDLQWADVASLKLIQILMSDSESQYLLLIGAYRDNEVSPTHPLILTLEEIQKIGINVNHIVLQPLEIWHIQQLVSDTLKNHLEESLEIANLIFNKTQGNPFFVTQMLKSLYQENLLFFDFNTASWQWNLAMIKNIEITDNVIELMVNQIQKLSPTTQRILQLAACIGNKFNLDVLSIVNQKSWTATATELWEALQAGLILPLDASYKIPLVLNEQPEAKLLTDSLQQPITYKFLHDRVQQASYLLIPDVEKKATHFQIGRLLLQQTSREEQKEHIFSLVNHLNYGIDLLTSDSAKYELIELNLIAGKKAKAAAAYESAVRYCKIALSLLTPVSWHQQYELTLNLHQEAAESAFLDGDFKQMKLLAEVVLQQAKTQLEKVKIYELRIKSCEVQRKLIAAVKLGLEVLEMLGVTLNQAPTELDIQQAIQETTTYLAGQGIKDLINSPSMTDAHKRAAMRLIASLVPAAYQSAPALFILMACQQVNLSIQYGNTPFSASGFADFGVVLSGLSQDIEAVDQIGKLALSLLECLDAYEVRSQVLFKVGTFIIHWKHHVRETLPLLEDAYLSGLEAGDLVHTGYSAANKCQYAYWSGGELTNLEQEMAKYSKAIAQIHQETALKWHQVFHQAVLNLIGLSEEPCLLIGEAYNEEQLLPFHIQSNERTIIHYVFLNKLVLCYLFGDFAQAVENASKAEQYLDGVTGWLNVPLFYFYDSLAQLAIYPSVSSTHQKLLLDKVQTNQAKMRKWADHAPMNFQHKYELVEAEKARILGQYWQAMANYDKAIAGAKAQGYIQEEALANELAAKFYFASGREKVAQIYFTDAYYGYSNWGAIAKLRDLEAKYPQIVARLWERQTLNLDKNQLMHSINHNMSGAFDLATVMKASQALSGEIVLDKLLAKLMHILLENAGAETGSLILAKADNLFIEASGRFGQTEINVRQSTPVESSQNLPISLINYVQRSRENVVLNDATSESIFTTDNYIVLHQPKSILCSPIVNQGKLVGILYLENKLIAGAFTPARLEVLQLLSSQAAISLENARLYHDLAEYNRTLETKVKERTLELQARNLQLQQEIQERQKAEEVAADANRAKSEFLANMSHELRTPLNGILGYTQIFKTDDSLSSQQRNGVNIIHQCGEHLLTLINDILDISKIEARKMELELKKFNFSAFLDGVIEICRLRAETKGIGLIYQPLGYLPELICGDEKRLRQVLINLLSNAVKFTKKGSITFKVGSINQDGDWIIDTDKLAAQSPQLKIRFLVEDTGIGIAQEQLEDIFLPFKQVGEDSLKTEGTGLGLTISRQLVQMMGGKLFVKSELGKGSIFWLDLELPEVEQLSNVDINELNIIGVAGAKRKILVVDDKWENRSVLVNILEPLGFEVLAASDGLECLQKIPEFQPDLILMDLVMTGMDGFEATRRLRLLPNFQEIVVIAVSASVFEFNQQESRKVGCDDFLPKPIQKAELLEKLQVHLGLEWVYEDKVRKMKDKQKSSIYPLHLTSQAAIVPPPADELAMLLDLAMRGDLRSIAEQSLKLEEREEKLQPFATRLYQLAKGFKGKQILEFLQKCSEAL; encoded by the coding sequence CAAACTGGGAGAATGAATCGTTCAATAGACTATCGCACTGATTTGTACTCTTTAGGTGTGACATTATATCAAATTTTGCTTGGCAAACTGCCTTTTGAGGTAAATGACCCCTTAGAAATAATTCATTCTCATATTGCTAAAATACCCATACCACCTCAAGCTTTAAATGCTCAAATTCCTCCAGCAGTTTCTCATATTATTATGAAATTATTAGCAAAAACTGCCGAGGAAAGATATCAAAGTTCCTTGGGTTTAAAAGCTGACTTAGAATTATGTTTAAACCAGCTACAAGCAACTGGTAAAATTGAGAATTTTGTTGTTGGTCAACTTGATTTATCTAGTCAATTACTGATACCACAAAAACTTTATGGGCGAGAGCAAGAAGTTGCTCAATTGATAAATATATTTGAGCGAGTTAGTTCAGGTACAACTGAATTAATGTTAGTGAGCGGTTATTCGGGAATTGGTAAATCTTCTTTAGTTAATGAAGTTTATAAACCCATTATTCGCCAGAATGGTTATTTTATTTCTGGGAAATTTGACCAGTATAAACGCCATATACCTTATGCGGCATTGATTCAAGCTATTCAAGAATTAATCCGCCAGATATTAACAGAAAGTACTGAAAAAATAACCAACTGGAAAATCAAAATCTTATCAGCAGTTGGGGTTCACGGTCAAGTGATTATTGATGTGATTCCTGATATCGAAAAAATTATCGGGACTCAGCCTGAAATCCCAGCATTAGGAATAAATGAATCGCAAAACCGCTTTAATAGATTATTTCAACAATTGATTTATGTATTTTCGCAAGCAGAACATCCACTAGTAATTTTTTTGGATGACTTACAATGGGCAGATGTAGCATCTCTCAAGTTAATTCAAATACTGATGAGTGACAGCGAGAGTCAATATTTATTATTAATAGGTGCATATCGTGATAATGAAGTGAGTCCGACTCATCCCTTAATCTTAACTCTAGAGGAAATACAAAAAATTGGGATAAATGTCAATCATATTGTGCTTCAGCCTTTAGAAATTTGGCATATCCAACAATTAGTTAGTGATACACTTAAAAATCACCTAGAAGAGTCACTAGAAATAGCTAATTTAATCTTTAATAAAACCCAAGGTAATCCATTTTTTGTTACCCAAATGCTCAAGTCTCTTTATCAAGAGAACTTATTATTTTTTGATTTTAATACAGCATCTTGGCAGTGGAATCTTGCCATGATCAAAAACATTGAGATTACCGATAATGTCATTGAATTGATGGTCAATCAAATTCAAAAATTATCACCTACTACCCAAAGAATTTTGCAATTAGCTGCTTGTATCGGCAATAAATTTAATTTAGATGTTTTGAGTATTGTTAACCAAAAATCATGGACAGCAACAGCAACGGAACTTTGGGAGGCTTTACAAGCAGGGTTGATTTTACCTTTAGATGCGTCTTATAAAATACCTCTAGTTTTGAATGAACAGCCAGAAGCAAAATTACTAACAGACTCGTTACAGCAACCAATTACCTATAAGTTTTTACATGACCGTGTACAGCAAGCATCTTATTTGCTAATTCCTGATGTGGAAAAAAAAGCTACACATTTCCAAATTGGTCGATTACTTTTACAACAAACATCACGAGAAGAGCAAAAAGAACATATTTTTTCTTTAGTAAATCACTTAAATTATGGTATTGATTTACTAACATCAGATTCAGCAAAATATGAGTTAATTGAACTCAATCTAATTGCAGGTAAAAAAGCGAAAGCCGCTGCCGCGTATGAGTCTGCTGTGCGTTATTGCAAGATAGCTTTGAGCTTATTAACACCTGTCAGTTGGCATCAGCAATATGAACTAACATTAAACTTACATCAGGAAGCAGCAGAATCGGCATTTTTAGACGGTGACTTTAAGCAAATGAAGTTATTAGCTGAAGTAGTATTACAACAAGCTAAAACGCAACTGGAAAAAGTGAAGATTTATGAGTTACGAATCAAAAGTTGTGAAGTTCAAAGAAAACTAATTGCAGCAGTAAAGCTTGGTTTGGAAGTTTTGGAAATGTTAGGAGTAACACTCAACCAAGCACCGACTGAGTTAGATATTCAGCAAGCTATTCAAGAAACTACAACTTATTTAGCAGGTCAAGGAATAAAAGATTTAATTAATTCGCCTTCAATGACAGATGCTCACAAACGAGCAGCAATGAGACTAATAGCAAGTTTAGTACCTGCTGCTTATCAATCTGCACCTGCATTATTTATTTTGATGGCTTGTCAACAAGTAAACTTATCTATTCAGTATGGAAATACACCGTTTTCAGCGAGTGGTTTTGCTGATTTTGGTGTGGTTTTGAGTGGTTTATCACAAGATATTGAAGCGGTTGATCAAATTGGAAAATTAGCTTTAAGCTTATTAGAATGCTTAGATGCTTATGAAGTGAGAAGCCAAGTTTTATTTAAAGTTGGCACTTTTATAATTCATTGGAAACATCATGTGAGAGAGACTTTACCACTTTTAGAAGATGCTTACTTGAGTGGATTAGAAGCTGGGGATTTAGTACATACAGGTTATTCAGCCGCTAATAAGTGTCAATATGCCTACTGGAGTGGTGGGGAATTAACCAACCTAGAACAGGAAATGGCAAAATATAGTAAGGCGATCGCGCAAATTCATCAAGAGACTGCCCTAAAATGGCATCAAGTCTTTCATCAAGCAGTTTTGAATTTAATTGGGCTATCAGAAGAACCTTGCCTTTTAATTGGTGAAGCTTACAACGAAGAGCAACTGTTACCCTTCCACATCCAATCAAATGAGCGCACAATTATTCATTATGTATTCCTCAATAAATTAGTTCTCTGTTATCTATTTGGTGACTTTGCTCAAGCTGTGGAAAATGCCAGCAAAGCCGAACAATATTTAGATGGGGTAACAGGGTGGTTAAATGTGCCATTATTTTATTTCTACGATTCTTTAGCACAACTGGCCATCTATCCATCAGTTTCATCTACACATCAAAAACTGCTGCTAGATAAAGTGCAAACTAATCAAGCAAAAATGCGGAAATGGGCAGATCATGCACCGATGAATTTTCAGCATAAGTATGAGCTTGTTGAGGCAGAAAAAGCCCGCATCCTGGGGCAATATTGGCAAGCAATGGCAAATTATGACAAAGCTATTGCTGGGGCTAAAGCACAAGGATATATCCAAGAAGAGGCTCTCGCCAATGAACTAGCCGCAAAGTTTTATTTTGCCAGTGGTAGAGAAAAAGTCGCCCAGATATATTTTACGGATGCTTACTATGGATATAGTAACTGGGGTGCGATCGCCAAGTTGAGAGATTTGGAAGCTAAATATCCCCAAATTGTGGCACGACTGTGGGAACGTCAAACGCTAAATTTAGACAAAAATCAGCTGATGCACTCGATAAATCACAATATGAGTGGAGCTTTTGATTTAGCCACAGTCATGAAAGCGTCCCAAGCTCTTTCTGGGGAAATTGTTTTAGACAAACTACTAGCTAAATTGATGCACATTTTGCTAGAAAATGCTGGAGCAGAAACAGGGTCTTTAATTTTAGCTAAAGCTGATAATTTATTTATTGAAGCATCAGGTAGGTTTGGTCAAACTGAAATCAATGTGCGACAGTCAACTCCGGTAGAATCTAGTCAGAATTTGCCAATATCGCTAATTAATTATGTGCAGCGATCGCGAGAAAATGTTGTTCTCAACGATGCTACTTCTGAGAGCATATTTACAACAGATAATTATATTGTCTTACATCAACCAAAATCTATTTTATGTAGCCCGATTGTGAATCAGGGTAAGTTGGTTGGTATTCTTTACTTAGAAAATAAATTAATTGCTGGGGCATTTACACCAGCAAGATTAGAAGTTTTACAACTTTTATCATCACAAGCAGCAATTTCTTTAGAAAATGCACGTCTTTATCATGATTTAGCAGAATATAATCGGACATTAGAAACAAAAGTTAAAGAACGCACTTTAGAATTACAAGCAAGAAACTTACAACTACAACAAGAAATTCAAGAACGGCAAAAAGCCGAAGAAGTCGCCGCCGATGCTAACCGCGCCAAGAGCGAATTTCTGGCGAATATGAGTCACGAACTACGTACACCTCTAAATGGAATTTTAGGTTATACACAAATATTTAAAACAGATGACTCTTTGAGTAGTCAACAACGGAATGGTGTAAACATTATTCATCAGTGTGGTGAACATCTTTTAACATTGATTAATGATATTTTAGATATTTCTAAAATTGAAGCTCGGAAAATGGAGCTAGAGTTGAAAAAATTTAATTTTTCAGCATTTTTAGATGGGGTTATAGAAATTTGTCGGCTACGTGCAGAAACTAAAGGGATAGGTTTAATTTACCAACCTCTTGGTTATCTACCTGAGTTAATTTGTGGTGATGAAAAACGCTTACGGCAAGTTTTAATTAATTTATTAAGCAATGCCGTAAAATTTACAAAAAAAGGTAGTATAACTTTTAAAGTCGGCTCTATAAATCAGGACGGAGACTGGATAATAGATACAGATAAACTTGCTGCTCAATCTCCACAGTTGAAAATTCGCTTTTTAGTAGAAGATACAGGAATTGGCATTGCTCAGGAGCAATTAGAAGACATATTTCTACCATTTAAACAAGTGGGTGAGGATAGTTTAAAAACGGAAGGAACCGGATTAGGTTTAACAATTAGCCGTCAATTGGTGCAGATGATGGGGGGCAAATTATTTGTTAAAAGTGAACTGGGCAAAGGCAGTATTTTTTGGCTAGATTTAGAATTACCAGAGGTTGAACAACTGAGCAATGTTGATATTAATGAACTGAATATTATTGGTGTTGCTGGAGCTAAACGCAAAATTTTAGTGGTTGATGATAAATGGGAAAATCGCTCAGTTTTGGTCAATATTTTAGAGCCTTTAGGATTTGAAGTTTTGGCGGCTAGTGATGGCTTAGAGTGTTTGCAGAAAATACCTGAATTTCAGCCAGACTTGATTTTGATGGATTTAGTGATGACAGGAATGGATGGTTTTGAAGCTACCCGTCGCCTGAGATTGTTACCAAATTTTCAGGAAATAGTCGTAATTGCCGTATCAGCAAGTGTGTTTGAGTTTAATCAACAAGAAAGCCGAAAAGTTGGGTGTGATGATTTTCTACCCAAACCTATCCAAAAAGCCGAACTTTTAGAAAAGTTACAAGTTCACTTGGGATTGGAATGGGTATATGAAGACAAGGTAAGAAAGATGAAGGATAAACAAAAAAGTTCAATTTATCCTTTACACTTGACATCTCAGGCTGCGATTGTGCCTCCTCCCGCAGACGAACTAGCAATGTTGCTAGATTTGGCTATGCGGGGTGACTTAAGAAGTATCGCGGAACAATCGCTCAAACTAGAAGAACGGGAAGAGAAGTTACAACCTTTTGCTACTCGTTTATATCAACTAGCAAAAGGTTTTAAAGGGAAACAAATATTGGAGTTTCTCCAAAAGTGTTCTGAGGCTTTATGA